A genomic window from Streptomyces sp. 846.5 includes:
- a CDS encoding ABC transporter ATP-binding protein: protein MTTTLLTAAARAVGLSKVYGEGDTRVTALDQVSVEFGRGQFTAIMGPSGSGKSTLMHCMAGLDSVSSGSATIGDTELGGLKDKQLTKLRRDQIGFVFQAFNLLPTLTALENITLPMDIAGRKPDQAWLDQVVAAVGLADRLGHRPSQLSGGQQQRVACARALASRPEIIFADEPTGNLDSRSGAEILGFLRNSVRELGQTVVMVTHDPVAASYADRVVFLADGRIVDEMDGPTADSVLDRMRRFDAKGRTS, encoded by the coding sequence GTGACGACAACCCTGCTCACTGCCGCGGCCCGCGCCGTCGGCCTCAGCAAGGTCTACGGCGAGGGAGACACCCGCGTCACCGCTCTGGACCAGGTCTCCGTCGAGTTCGGACGGGGTCAGTTCACCGCCATCATGGGTCCCTCGGGCTCCGGCAAGTCCACGCTGATGCACTGCATGGCCGGCCTGGACTCGGTCAGCTCCGGCTCCGCCACCATCGGCGACACCGAGCTCGGCGGGCTGAAGGACAAGCAGCTCACCAAGCTCCGCCGGGACCAGATCGGCTTCGTCTTCCAGGCCTTCAACCTGCTGCCGACGCTGACCGCGCTGGAGAACATCACCCTGCCGATGGACATAGCCGGGCGCAAGCCCGACCAGGCCTGGCTGGACCAGGTGGTGGCCGCCGTCGGCCTGGCCGACCGGCTCGGGCACCGCCCCTCCCAGCTGTCCGGCGGACAGCAGCAACGGGTGGCCTGCGCCCGCGCCCTGGCCTCCCGGCCGGAGATCATCTTCGCCGACGAGCCCACCGGCAACCTGGACTCCCGCTCCGGCGCGGAGATCCTCGGCTTCCTCCGCAACTCGGTGCGCGAGCTCGGCCAGACCGTGGTGATGGTCACCCACGACCCGGTCGCCGCCTCCTACGCGGACCGGGTGGTCTTCCTCGCCGACGGCAGGATCGTCGACGAGATGGACGGCCCCACCGCCGACAGCGTCCTGGACCGCATGCGTCGTTTTGACGCCAAGGGCCGCACCAGCTGA
- a CDS encoding ABC transporter permease — translation MYRTALRNVLAHKGRLLMTMLAVLLGTAFVAGTMVFSDSVGQAFKDSQSSSYDNISVQVHNDAAGTDIKASDNNSSALPLTEDTVRKIAALPGTQSARGTVTGFAGLSDPQGNLIGQRGDTQGSNWVAGAGGKDSTYPITEGAGPVNSRQIAVDQRTAAKNGFKVGDTVRLAVNGPVMQMTVTGIFTTVDPQVKAGGSLVLFDTATAQRLYLKPGQFTSIQAVAKPGTSEDQLLAEVRPVLPHSDSISAKTGAQLSADSSAAVQAATSGMRTALLAFAGIALFVGIFLISNTFTMLIAQRTRELALMRAIGASRRQITNSVLLEALFVGVFASLGGLLAGIGIGAALKAFLGSGGNLPSGGLVVSPITVVATVLTGVVVTVVAALLPSIRASRVAPVAAMRSNDQPPTQKSLVVRNSIGAAFFGTGLAAVLYGAHLGGSSGRLPVGAGAGLILIGAFVLTPLLSRPLIALVGPLFARLYGVSGKLAKQNALRNPRRTAATASALTIGLTLISALTVIGASVTEAVTKQVTSGMKADYAISVMLGEPVSPSLLPAIKGTAGVSATSVIDSQYVTADGRDLSVSGFDTAGFGRLVDPTMLDGTADSIRGGALLVSKSTAASHHWTVGDSARFSYPDGSTGTVRIGGIYQNNDLFGSVMMSEAVLAPHTTAPYYSDVLVAGASGATPALEQALKDSTGRNPLVKVQSQSQMVKEFSSQISLLLNVMYGLLGMAVLIAVLGVVNTLAMSVFERRREIGMLRAIGLDRRGIKRMVRLESVVIAAFGAVLGVAIGGFLAWAAVQLLKSSLAGLTTTFPLGQLTAYVLAAALVGLAAALWPARRAARMDILASIKTD, via the coding sequence ATGTACCGCACCGCACTGCGCAATGTGCTGGCCCACAAGGGCCGGCTGCTGATGACCATGCTGGCCGTGCTGCTGGGCACCGCCTTCGTGGCCGGAACCATGGTCTTCTCCGACTCGGTCGGGCAGGCCTTCAAGGACAGCCAGTCCTCCAGCTACGACAACATCTCGGTCCAGGTCCACAACGACGCCGCCGGGACCGACATCAAGGCCTCGGACAACAACAGCTCGGCGCTGCCGCTCACCGAGGACACCGTGCGGAAAATCGCCGCGCTGCCGGGGACGCAGTCGGCGCGTGGCACGGTGACCGGCTTCGCCGGCCTGTCCGACCCGCAGGGCAACCTGATCGGCCAGCGCGGCGACACCCAGGGCTCCAACTGGGTCGCCGGCGCCGGCGGCAAGGACAGCACCTACCCGATCACGGAGGGCGCCGGGCCGGTGAACTCCCGTCAGATCGCCGTCGACCAGCGGACCGCGGCGAAGAACGGCTTCAAGGTCGGCGACACGGTCCGGCTCGCCGTCAACGGCCCGGTCATGCAGATGACCGTCACCGGGATCTTCACCACGGTCGACCCGCAGGTGAAGGCCGGCGGCTCGCTGGTGCTGTTCGACACCGCCACCGCGCAGCGGCTCTACCTCAAGCCGGGCCAGTTCACCAGCATCCAGGCCGTCGCCAAGCCCGGCACCAGCGAGGACCAACTGCTGGCCGAGGTCAGACCGGTGCTGCCGCACAGCGACAGCATCAGCGCCAAGACCGGGGCGCAGCTCAGCGCCGACTCCTCCGCCGCGGTGCAGGCGGCCACCTCGGGGATGCGCACCGCGCTGCTGGCCTTCGCCGGGATCGCGCTGTTCGTCGGGATCTTCCTGATCTCCAACACCTTCACCATGCTGATCGCCCAGCGCACCCGCGAGTTGGCGCTGATGCGCGCCATCGGGGCGAGCCGCCGCCAGATCACCAACTCGGTGCTGCTGGAGGCCCTGTTCGTGGGCGTCTTCGCCTCGCTGGGCGGGCTGCTGGCCGGAATCGGGATCGGCGCCGCACTCAAGGCGTTCCTCGGGTCCGGCGGGAACCTGCCCTCCGGCGGCCTGGTGGTCTCCCCGATCACCGTCGTGGCCACGGTGCTCACCGGGGTCGTGGTCACCGTGGTGGCCGCGCTGCTGCCCAGCATCCGCGCCTCCCGGGTCGCCCCGGTCGCCGCGATGCGCAGCAACGACCAGCCGCCGACCCAGAAGTCGCTGGTGGTCCGCAACTCCATCGGCGCCGCCTTCTTCGGCACCGGTCTGGCCGCCGTGCTCTACGGCGCACACCTGGGCGGCTCCTCCGGGCGGCTGCCGGTGGGCGCGGGCGCCGGACTGATCCTGATCGGCGCGTTCGTGCTGACCCCGCTGCTGTCCCGTCCGCTGATCGCCCTGGTCGGGCCGCTGTTCGCGCGGCTCTACGGGGTCTCCGGAAAGCTGGCCAAGCAGAACGCGCTGCGCAACCCGCGGCGCACCGCGGCCACGGCGTCCGCGCTCACCATCGGGCTGACCCTGATCAGCGCGCTGACGGTGATCGGCGCTTCGGTGACCGAGGCGGTCACCAAGCAGGTCACCTCCGGCATGAAGGCCGACTACGCGATCAGCGTGATGCTGGGCGAGCCCGTCTCGCCCAGCCTGCTGCCGGCCATCAAGGGCACCGCGGGCGTCAGCGCCACCAGCGTCATCGACTCCCAGTACGTCACGGCCGACGGCCGGGACCTGTCGGTGAGCGGCTTCGACACCGCCGGCTTCGGCCGACTGGTCGACCCGACCATGCTGGACGGGACGGCCGACTCGATCCGCGGGGGCGCGTTGCTGGTGTCCAAGTCCACTGCGGCCTCGCACCACTGGACCGTGGGCGACAGCGCCCGGTTCAGCTACCCCGACGGCAGCACGGGCACGGTCCGGATCGGCGGGATCTACCAGAACAACGACCTGTTCGGCTCGGTGATGATGAGTGAGGCGGTGCTCGCCCCGCACACCACCGCGCCCTACTACAGCGATGTGCTGGTGGCGGGCGCGAGCGGGGCCACCCCGGCGCTGGAGCAGGCGCTGAAGGACTCCACCGGGCGCAACCCGCTGGTCAAGGTGCAGTCGCAGTCGCAGATGGTGAAGGAGTTCAGCTCGCAGATCAGTCTGCTGCTGAACGTGATGTACGGGCTGCTGGGCATGGCCGTGCTGATCGCGGTCCTGGGGGTGGTCAACACCCTGGCGATGTCGGTCTTCGAGCGCAGGCGCGAGATCGGGATGCTGCGGGCGATCGGCCTGGACCGGCGCGGGATCAAGCGGATGGTCCGGCTGGAGTCGGTGGTGATCGCGGCCTTCGGCGCGGTACTGGGCGTGGCCATCGGCGGCTTCCTCGCCTGGGCGGCGGTGCAGCTGCTGAAGTCCTCCCTGGCCGGGCTCACCACGACGTTCCCACTGGGCCAGCTCACCGCCTACGTCCTGGCGGCAGCCCTGGTCGGGCTGGCAGCCGCACTGTGGCCGGCCCGCAGAGCGGCCAGGATGGACATCCTGGCCTCCATCAAGACCGACTGA
- a CDS encoding NAD(P)/FAD-dependent oxidoreductase — protein sequence MSTTERPRILIVGGGYVGMYAAMRILKKMRYGEATVTVVDPRSYMTYLPFLPEAAAGNVAPRNLVAPLRSTLKGAEVLTGHVTAVDQERKIATISPAAGDSYELPFEYLVVALGSVSRTFPIPGLAENGIGIKSVEEAISLRNHVIGQLDKAESTTDEAIRKQALTFVVIGGGFAGIETVAELEDMVRDAAKNYRNVKREDMRFIVVEAANRILPEMGPDLGLWTKEKLEERGIEIYIETSMDSCVDKHVVLKNGIEVDASTIVWTAGVKPNPVLANFGLPLGPRGHVDTAPTLQVQGFDNVWAAGDNAQVPDLAVGEGAWCPPNAQHAVRQAIVLGDNVVSGMRGFPQKEYKHKNLGAVAGLGLHKGVAILFGKYKLKGRPAWWFHRLYHGSRVPTMNRKVRVFADWTLAMFLKRETVSLVEMETPREVFIEAASPAPKPKPAVAAEAAKSEKVPA from the coding sequence ATGAGCACCACGGAGCGTCCTCGCATTCTCATCGTCGGCGGTGGATACGTCGGCATGTATGCCGCGATGCGCATCCTCAAGAAGATGCGCTACGGAGAAGCGACCGTCACGGTCGTCGACCCGCGGTCCTACATGACGTACCTGCCCTTCCTTCCCGAGGCGGCGGCCGGCAACGTCGCGCCTCGCAACCTCGTCGCGCCGCTGCGCAGCACCCTCAAGGGTGCGGAGGTCCTCACCGGTCATGTGACCGCGGTGGACCAGGAGCGCAAGATCGCGACCATCTCCCCGGCCGCGGGCGACTCGTACGAGCTGCCGTTCGAGTACCTCGTCGTCGCGCTGGGCTCGGTCTCCCGCACCTTCCCGATCCCCGGCCTGGCCGAGAACGGCATCGGCATCAAGTCGGTCGAGGAGGCCATCAGCCTCCGCAACCACGTGATCGGCCAGCTGGACAAGGCCGAGTCCACCACGGACGAGGCGATCCGCAAGCAGGCGCTGACCTTCGTGGTCATCGGCGGCGGCTTCGCGGGCATCGAGACCGTGGCCGAGCTGGAGGACATGGTCCGCGACGCGGCCAAGAACTACCGCAACGTGAAGCGCGAGGACATGCGCTTCATCGTGGTCGAGGCGGCCAACCGCATTCTCCCCGAGATGGGTCCGGACCTCGGTCTGTGGACCAAGGAGAAGCTGGAGGAGCGGGGGATCGAGATCTACATCGAGACCTCGATGGACTCCTGCGTCGACAAGCACGTGGTGCTGAAGAACGGCATCGAGGTCGACGCCTCCACCATCGTGTGGACGGCCGGCGTCAAGCCCAACCCGGTGCTCGCCAACTTCGGCCTGCCGCTGGGCCCGCGCGGCCACGTCGACACCGCCCCGACCCTCCAGGTCCAGGGCTTCGACAACGTCTGGGCCGCCGGCGACAACGCCCAGGTGCCGGACCTCGCCGTCGGCGAGGGCGCCTGGTGCCCGCCGAACGCGCAGCACGCGGTCCGCCAGGCCATCGTGCTCGGCGACAACGTGGTCTCCGGGATGCGGGGCTTCCCGCAGAAGGAGTACAAGCACAAGAACCTCGGCGCGGTTGCCGGCCTGGGCCTCCACAAGGGTGTGGCGATCCTCTTCGGCAAGTACAAGCTGAAGGGCCGTCCGGCCTGGTGGTTCCACCGCCTGTACCACGGCAGCCGGGTCCCGACCATGAACCGCAAGGTCCGGGTGTTCGCCGACTGGACCCTGGCCATGTTCCTCAAGCGCGAGACCGTCTCCCTGGTGGAGATGGAGACGCCGCGCGAGGTGTTCATCGAGGCGGCCTCGCCCGCTCCGAAGCCGAAGCCCGCGGTCGCGGCCGAGGCCGCGAAGTCCGAGAAGGTCCCCGCCTGA
- a CDS encoding Ppx/GppA phosphatase family protein, with translation MQRVAAIDCGTNSIRLLVADLDPETGELHDLDRRMTIVRLGQGVDRTGRLAPEALERTFAACREYAAVIAGLGAERLRFVATSASRDAENRDEFVSGVRASLGVDPEVISGDEEAELSFTGATRELKQEDGLTPPYLVFDLGGGSTEFVLGSDRVEAARSVDIGCVRMTERHGSDTIAMRADIKTALDLAAATVPLTSAATLVGLAGTVTTVAGIALGLPAYDSTAIHHSRIPLAKVHEVTAMLLSSTAEERAAIPVMHPGRVDVIAAGALVLLAVMERCGASELVVSEHDILDGIAWSAARDTAREGAPETS, from the coding sequence CTGCAGCGCGTTGCCGCGATCGACTGCGGCACCAACTCCATCCGGCTGCTGGTCGCCGACCTCGACCCGGAGACCGGCGAGCTGCACGACCTGGACCGGCGGATGACCATCGTCCGGCTGGGGCAGGGCGTGGACCGTACCGGGCGGCTCGCGCCCGAGGCGCTGGAGCGCACCTTCGCCGCCTGCCGTGAGTACGCGGCGGTCATCGCCGGGCTGGGTGCGGAGCGCCTGCGCTTCGTGGCGACCAGCGCATCCCGCGACGCCGAGAACCGCGACGAGTTCGTCAGCGGCGTCCGCGCGAGCCTGGGCGTCGACCCGGAGGTGATCAGCGGCGACGAGGAGGCCGAGCTCTCCTTCACCGGCGCGACCCGGGAGCTCAAGCAGGAGGACGGCCTGACGCCTCCGTACCTGGTGTTCGACCTGGGCGGCGGCTCCACCGAGTTCGTGCTGGGCAGCGACCGGGTCGAGGCCGCCCGCTCGGTCGACATCGGCTGCGTCCGGATGACGGAACGTCATGGCAGCGACACCATCGCCATGCGGGCCGACATCAAGACCGCGCTGGACCTGGCCGCCGCCACCGTCCCGCTGACCTCCGCGGCGACCCTGGTCGGCCTGGCCGGGACGGTCACCACCGTGGCCGGGATCGCGCTCGGCCTGCCGGCCTACGACTCCACCGCGATCCACCACTCGCGCATCCCGCTGGCCAAGGTCCACGAGGTCACCGCGATGCTGCTGTCGTCCACCGCGGAGGAGCGCGCCGCCATCCCGGTGATGCACCCCGGACGCGTCGACGTCATCGCCGCGGGGGCCCTTGTTCTGCTCGCCGTCATGGAGCGCTGCGGGGCTTCTGAGCTGGTCGTCAGCGAGCACGACATCCTCGATGGCATCGCCTGGAGCGCGGCCCGGGACACGGCTCGCGAGGGCGCTCCAGAAACTTCGTGA
- a CDS encoding DUF501 domain-containing protein has translation MTQTPDAPKGVAPDGVLQDAVPQDAVPQDGVPQDAVLQEDVAAIAAQLGRVPRGLRAVAHRCPCGLPDVVETSPRLEDGSPFPTLFYLTCPRAASAIGTLEADGVMKEQTARLAEDPELAAAYQRAHEDYIARRDAIEVLEGFPSAGGMPDRVKCLHVLVGHSLAAGPGVNPLGDEALAMLPEWWRKGPCVCADSAEGCDK, from the coding sequence ATGACGCAGACCCCTGACGCCCCCAAAGGCGTCGCCCCGGACGGCGTGCTTCAAGACGCCGTTCCTCAAGACGCCGTTCCTCAAGACGGCGTTCCTCAAGACGCCGTTCTCCAAGAGGACGTAGCCGCCATCGCCGCCCAGCTCGGCCGGGTGCCGCGCGGGCTGCGCGCCGTCGCCCACCGCTGCCCCTGCGGCCTGCCCGACGTGGTGGAGACGTCGCCGCGGCTGGAGGACGGCAGCCCCTTCCCCACGCTGTTCTACCTGACCTGCCCCAGGGCCGCGTCCGCGATCGGCACCCTGGAGGCCGACGGTGTGATGAAGGAGCAGACCGCCCGGCTGGCCGAGGACCCGGAGCTGGCCGCGGCCTACCAGCGGGCCCACGAGGACTACATCGCTCGGCGCGACGCCATCGAGGTGTTGGAGGGCTTCCCCAGCGCCGGCGGGATGCCGGACCGGGTGAAGTGCCTGCACGTCCTGGTCGGCCACAGCCTGGCGGCCGGACCGGGCGTCAACCCGCTCGGCGACGAGGCCCTGGCGATGCTGCCCGAGTGGTGGCGCAAGGGCCCCTGCGTGTGCGCCGACAGCGCTGAAGGGTGCGACAAATGA
- a CDS encoding septum formation initiator family protein, translating to MSGSTAKGTGPRRPRLTGRAAVLALVLCSLVAALAYPTRQFIAQRSQIAQQRAAAAQAQAQVDELRREKARWQDPAYVAAQARERLHYGYPGETPFISVAPTTGTGSAASGTPAAAQAQQPWYDSLFQSLETSDRSGAAGAAAPSN from the coding sequence GTGAGCGGCAGCACAGCCAAGGGCACCGGCCCCCGCAGGCCGCGGCTGACCGGCCGGGCCGCCGTGCTGGCCCTGGTGCTGTGCTCGCTGGTCGCCGCGCTGGCCTATCCGACCCGGCAGTTCATCGCCCAGCGCTCGCAGATCGCCCAGCAGCGCGCCGCGGCGGCCCAGGCGCAGGCCCAGGTGGACGAGCTGCGCCGGGAGAAGGCCCGCTGGCAGGACCCGGCGTACGTGGCCGCCCAGGCCAGGGAGCGGCTGCACTACGGCTACCCCGGCGAGACCCCGTTCATCTCGGTCGCCCCCACCACCGGTACGGGCAGCGCCGCCTCGGGGACTCCCGCCGCGGCCCAGGCGCAGCAGCCCTGGTACGACAGCCTGTTCCAGTCGCTGGAGACGTCCGACCGGAGCGGCGCGGCGGGCGCGGCCGCACCCTCGAACTAG
- the eno gene encoding phosphopyruvate hydratase: MPSIDVVVAREILDSRGNPTVEVEVGLDDGSTGRAAVPSGASTGAFEALELRDGDQSRYFGKGVEKAVLAVIEQIGPELIGYDATEQRLIDQAMLDLDATPDKSSLGANAILGVSLAVAHAASEASDLPLFRYLGGPNAHVLPVPMMNILNGGSHADSNVDIQEFMIAPIGAESFSEAVRWGVEVYHTLKSVLKKRGLSTGLGDEGGFAPNLDSNREALDLIVEAIQLAGYTPGKDVALALDCAASEFYKDGKYEFEGKSRSAAEMTEYYEELVAAYPLVSIEDPLFEDDWAGWTVLTGRIGDKVQIVGDDLFVTNPTRLARGIKEGTANALLVKVNQIGSLTETLDAVELAQRNGFRCMMSHRSGETEDVTIADLAVATNCGQIKTGAPARSERVAKYNQLLRIEEILDDAAEYAGRGAFPRFQPSEA, encoded by the coding sequence GTGCCGTCCATCGACGTCGTCGTAGCCCGGGAGATCCTCGACTCACGAGGCAACCCCACGGTCGAGGTCGAGGTCGGCCTCGACGACGGCAGCACCGGTCGTGCCGCTGTTCCGTCCGGCGCCTCGACCGGCGCGTTCGAGGCCCTGGAGCTGCGCGACGGCGACCAGTCGCGCTACTTCGGCAAGGGCGTGGAGAAGGCCGTGCTCGCGGTCATCGAGCAGATCGGCCCGGAGCTGATCGGCTACGACGCCACCGAGCAGCGCCTGATCGACCAGGCCATGCTGGACCTCGACGCCACCCCGGACAAGTCCTCCCTCGGCGCCAACGCGATCCTCGGCGTCTCCCTCGCCGTGGCGCACGCCGCCTCCGAGGCCAGTGACCTGCCGCTGTTCCGCTACCTGGGCGGCCCCAACGCCCACGTCCTGCCGGTCCCGATGATGAACATCCTCAACGGCGGCTCGCACGCGGACTCCAACGTCGACATCCAGGAGTTCATGATCGCCCCGATCGGCGCGGAGTCCTTCTCCGAGGCCGTCCGCTGGGGCGTCGAGGTGTACCACACCCTCAAGAGCGTGCTGAAGAAGCGCGGCCTCTCCACCGGCCTGGGCGACGAGGGCGGCTTCGCCCCGAACCTGGACAGCAACCGCGAGGCGCTGGACCTCATCGTCGAGGCCATCCAGCTGGCCGGCTACACCCCGGGCAAGGACGTCGCCCTGGCCCTGGACTGCGCCGCGTCCGAGTTCTACAAGGACGGCAAGTACGAGTTCGAGGGCAAGTCCCGCTCGGCCGCCGAGATGACCGAGTACTACGAGGAGCTCGTCGCCGCGTACCCGCTGGTCTCCATCGAGGACCCGCTGTTCGAGGACGACTGGGCCGGCTGGACCGTGCTCACCGGCAGGATCGGCGACAAGGTGCAGATCGTCGGCGACGACCTGTTCGTCACCAACCCGACCCGGCTGGCCCGCGGCATCAAGGAGGGCACCGCCAACGCCCTGCTGGTGAAGGTCAACCAGATCGGCTCGCTGACCGAGACCCTGGACGCCGTGGAGCTGGCCCAGCGCAACGGCTTCCGCTGCATGATGTCGCACCGCTCCGGTGAGACCGAGGACGTCACCATCGCCGACCTCGCCGTCGCCACCAACTGCGGCCAGATCAAGACCGGCGCCCCGGCCCGCTCCGAGCGCGTCGCCAAGTACAACCAGCTGCTGCGCATCGAGGAGATCCTCGACGACGCCGCCGAGTACGCGGGCCGCGGCGCGTTCCCGCGCTTCCAGCCCAGCGAGGCCTGA
- a CDS encoding transglycosylase family protein, producing the protein MNSRSNTPGRHRKPRTSQTKRLVATASLGTAGIALPLIGATSASAASVSTWDKVASCESGGDWSINTGNGYYGGLQFSASTWSAYGGGQYASTADHATKGQQISIAEKVLASQGPGAWPVCGPKAGLTQGGAAASVSTAGSSSSSSSTSSSSSSSDSTTSTTTQSSSTGKHRSTAATDSASKVVKPATRTTTATTAAPKVGHGNYTVKSGDSLSAIAAAAHLSGGWTELYKDNKSTVGANPNLIFPGQKLVVV; encoded by the coding sequence GTGAACAGTCGGAGCAACACGCCCGGACGCCATCGCAAGCCGCGCACCAGTCAGACCAAGCGCCTGGTCGCGACCGCGAGCCTCGGCACCGCCGGCATCGCCCTGCCGCTGATCGGCGCGACCAGCGCCTCCGCCGCCTCCGTCTCCACCTGGGACAAGGTCGCCAGCTGCGAGAGCGGCGGCGACTGGTCCATCAACACCGGCAACGGGTACTACGGCGGGCTGCAGTTCTCCGCCTCCACTTGGAGTGCTTACGGCGGCGGCCAGTACGCGTCCACCGCGGACCACGCCACCAAGGGCCAGCAGATATCGATAGCCGAGAAGGTCCTGGCCTCGCAGGGGCCCGGCGCCTGGCCGGTCTGCGGGCCGAAGGCCGGACTCACCCAGGGCGGCGCCGCCGCCTCGGTCAGCACCGCGGGCTCGTCCTCCTCCTCTTCCAGTACCAGTTCGTCCTCGTCGAGCTCGGACTCGACGACGAGCACGACCACGCAGAGCAGCAGCACCGGCAAGCACCGGTCGACCGCCGCCACGGACTCCGCCTCGAAGGTCGTCAAGCCCGCTACGCGCACCACGACCGCGACCACGGCCGCGCCGAAGGTCGGTCACGGCAACTACACCGTCAAGTCGGGCGACTCCCTCTCCGCCATCGCCGCCGCCGCGCACCTCAGCGGCGGCTGGACCGAGCTGTACAAGGACAACAAGTCCACGGTCGGCGCGAACCCGAACCTGATCTTCCCCGGCCAGAAGCTCGTCGTGGTCTGA
- a CDS encoding HAD-IA family hydrolase, translating to MNQGFSHRNIPLRIEADIAGELSVPDGSRLKLRIPDRSGIPFDPIVWDDEDRTLQLLANRFQGKQRLPRVVVRLDQGSVHTFSEGSVLSEEWPSLSNLSDGRISQLADFFAALALVRRSDGGALARLPSGWPADGNSSGFLRWQIRYTAECVEPLAWKQYGAVLEALNFPEDALERFAKLVPQLKPRPFSLLHGDLHPGNIIVGADGSLDVIDWELAMMGDPLHDLAIHLERSRYPNLGEEDRFIEAWRTSVAAVAPAAVNGLERDLRWYRLFQAVRSVYTDVVRTVERLRQEPWTVTVDQAAADLVRIVNRARCVLEPGTRVGHVAARGAAVATVARDLPSPVRAVLLDFDGPVCDLFAGHNADKIAMLICERLEAEELLPADFSERGGEAWQDPHALLRVVGDLLEADRRPAEAVAQARKMVHVLLGKAEVDAVPTARQTSHAIELIRELPRRGIAVAIVSNNAKAAVVDYLRRAAGRGPELVPEGLIFGRPDKPALMKPNRHMLDKAMAELGMTPGQCVFLGDSEADVKAAEAAGMTFFGYHGGVHHRRERMQEWQVPEERQLGSLECLVVGVTPRT from the coding sequence ATGAATCAGGGATTCAGCCACCGCAACATCCCGCTGCGGATCGAGGCCGACATCGCGGGGGAGCTCTCGGTCCCGGACGGAAGCAGGCTCAAGCTGCGGATCCCGGACCGTTCGGGGATTCCCTTCGACCCGATCGTCTGGGACGACGAGGACCGGACGCTGCAGTTGCTGGCGAACAGGTTCCAGGGGAAGCAACGGCTTCCACGTGTGGTCGTCCGCCTCGATCAGGGCTCGGTGCACACCTTCAGTGAAGGCTCTGTCCTCTCCGAGGAGTGGCCGAGTCTGAGCAACCTGTCCGACGGCAGGATCTCCCAGCTCGCCGACTTCTTCGCCGCCCTGGCGCTGGTTCGAAGGTCCGACGGGGGTGCGCTGGCGCGGTTGCCCTCGGGCTGGCCTGCGGACGGCAACAGCAGTGGCTTCCTCCGCTGGCAGATCCGGTACACCGCCGAGTGCGTCGAGCCGCTGGCGTGGAAGCAGTACGGTGCGGTGCTTGAAGCTCTGAACTTCCCCGAGGACGCACTGGAACGGTTCGCGAAACTGGTCCCGCAGCTGAAGCCACGACCCTTCTCCCTGCTGCACGGCGATCTCCACCCGGGCAACATCATCGTGGGCGCGGACGGCTCGCTCGATGTCATCGACTGGGAACTCGCCATGATGGGCGACCCCCTTCATGACCTCGCCATCCATCTTGAACGGTCCCGCTACCCGAACCTCGGCGAGGAGGACCGCTTCATCGAGGCATGGCGTACCAGCGTCGCGGCGGTCGCCCCGGCGGCGGTCAACGGGCTGGAGCGGGATCTGCGCTGGTACCGGCTCTTCCAGGCGGTGCGCTCGGTGTACACGGACGTGGTGCGCACGGTCGAGCGGCTGCGTCAGGAGCCCTGGACCGTCACGGTCGACCAGGCCGCGGCCGACCTGGTCCGCATCGTCAACCGGGCGCGCTGCGTGCTCGAACCGGGCACGCGGGTCGGCCACGTGGCCGCGCGCGGCGCCGCCGTGGCCACTGTCGCCCGGGATCTGCCGTCGCCCGTTCGAGCCGTGCTGCTGGATTTCGACGGCCCTGTCTGCGATCTGTTCGCGGGCCACAACGCCGACAAGATCGCCATGTTGATCTGCGAGCGCCTGGAAGCCGAGGAACTGCTGCCGGCCGACTTCTCCGAGCGTGGAGGTGAGGCCTGGCAGGATCCGCACGCGCTGCTGCGCGTCGTCGGCGACCTGCTGGAGGCCGACAGACGTCCCGCTGAGGCGGTGGCTCAGGCGCGGAAGATGGTCCATGTACTGCTCGGCAAGGCCGAGGTGGATGCGGTGCCGACCGCGAGGCAGACGTCGCACGCGATCGAGCTGATCCGAGAGCTGCCCCGGAGGGGCATTGCCGTGGCGATCGTCAGCAACAATGCCAAGGCCGCGGTGGTGGACTATCTGCGGCGCGCCGCCGGCCGGGGCCCGGAGCTCGTCCCGGAGGGGCTGATTTTCGGGCGACCGGACAAACCGGCTCTGATGAAGCCGAATCGCCATATGTTGGACAAGGCGATGGCAGAGCTGGGCATGACGCCAGGTCAGTGCGTCTTCCTGGGGGACAGCGAGGCCGATGTGAAGGCGGCCGAAGCGGCCGGGATGACGTTCTTCGGCTACCACGGCGGGGTGCACCACCGGCGGGAGCGGATGCAGGAGTGGCAGGTGCCGGAGGAGCGTCAGTTGGGTTCGCTGGAGTGCCTGGTGGTGGGTGTGACGCCGCGCACGTGA